The Brasilonema sennae CENA114 genome includes a region encoding these proteins:
- a CDS encoding TonB-dependent receptor plug domain-containing protein: protein MKFSFLIYQVILINFALAPVTFAQENNFESKKTSIKKTSEIPYLNEIEKPYRSAELLTQTPIPSKKPQTTGNPEPNSTTNESKPTVENEGAIIIDVTGKKDDLPQSTPTYVIEKEEIQKQGATSVSDVLKKLPGFAINDSGHGADIHTGTYYRGASINQSVFLINGRSINSNVNTYHGATDLNSIPVEAIERVELYSGAASTLYGSSAFGGVVNIITKEGSTVPRFNATAEFGDLNFNNQQLSYAGSTGSLRYNFSFERSFLDNRYRVPVGAANRDARGYFFNADTANSTYFGHLAFDVDNRNTLSLDVTTLSSRKGLIYFGFPLQRDRLDHDGLNIGFAWKTRLSNDNSSVVTTTLGYNQDYFNTYGPSSQFYRTGTLDTQLYTARIDHAWQLTPNYKLRWGLDLQNTDLTGDVLSTVPNRVALNGNENESLLNTALFAVNTLNITDKLQVDLGLRQSFDSKFGNYFNPSVGFKYDISPALAVRGSWAGGQRNPGLDQLYVYDTVHGWLPNRDLKPETGSSWTAGVDVKLLENLIGQFTYFGSSLDDRLGVVEGKWANIGLVDTNGLEAALRLNIGSGWSTFVNYTYTDAKIQTGPEKGLQLGLIPYSVASAGIGYEIAGWQANLYATYYGGARRAIYTRVGETATDFSPSFFNLDFSARVPVTKNLGLTVYLENLLDEQYERVNRIYSPGFTFRLGLTANI from the coding sequence ATGAAATTTAGTTTCCTGATTTATCAAGTTATATTAATTAACTTTGCTTTAGCTCCTGTCACATTTGCACAAGAAAATAATTTCGAGTCAAAAAAGACTTCTATAAAAAAGACATCAGAAATCCCATACTTGAATGAGATAGAAAAACCATATAGAAGTGCAGAATTACTAACTCAAACACCAATTCCATCTAAAAAACCACAAACAACTGGAAATCCAGAACCAAATTCCACAACAAACGAGTCAAAACCCACAGTTGAAAATGAGGGCGCAATTATTATAGATGTGACAGGGAAGAAAGATGACCTTCCTCAGTCTACTCCGACATATGTGATTGAAAAAGAAGAAATCCAAAAACAAGGTGCGACAAGTGTATCTGATGTGTTGAAAAAATTACCTGGATTTGCTATCAATGACTCAGGTCATGGTGCAGATATTCACACAGGTACATACTATCGCGGAGCCTCGATTAACCAATCTGTATTTCTCATTAATGGCAGATCTATTAACTCTAATGTCAACACATATCATGGTGCAACAGATTTAAATAGTATTCCTGTAGAAGCTATTGAACGAGTAGAGTTGTATAGTGGTGCAGCTTCTACTCTCTACGGCTCCTCAGCTTTTGGAGGAGTTGTTAATATCATCACCAAAGAAGGTAGTACGGTTCCTCGCTTCAATGCTACAGCTGAATTTGGGGATTTGAATTTTAATAATCAACAATTAAGCTATGCAGGTTCAACTGGCTCTTTAAGATATAATTTCAGCTTTGAAAGGTCTTTTCTTGATAACCGTTACCGCGTTCCTGTTGGTGCAGCAAATCGTGATGCCCGAGGGTATTTCTTTAATGCAGATACAGCTAACAGCACATATTTTGGTCATCTTGCTTTTGATGTAGATAATAGAAATACTCTTAGTTTAGATGTAACTACACTTAGCAGTCGTAAGGGATTAATTTATTTTGGCTTTCCTTTACAAAGAGACCGATTAGATCATGATGGTTTAAATATTGGTTTTGCTTGGAAAACTCGCCTTAGTAATGATAACAGTTCTGTTGTGACAACGACACTAGGTTATAACCAAGATTACTTCAATACTTACGGTCCTAGCAGCCAATTTTATCGTACAGGGACTTTAGATACACAATTATATACAGCTAGGATAGACCATGCGTGGCAACTCACTCCAAATTATAAATTGCGCTGGGGATTAGATTTACAAAACACAGATTTAACTGGTGATGTATTGAGTACAGTTCCTAACCGAGTCGCCTTAAATGGAAATGAAAACGAAAGTTTACTAAATACCGCATTATTTGCTGTTAATACTTTGAATATCACCGATAAACTTCAGGTAGATTTGGGGTTGAGACAAAGCTTTGATAGCAAATTTGGTAATTATTTCAACCCAAGCGTGGGATTTAAATATGATATTTCTCCTGCTTTAGCTGTGCGAGGAAGTTGGGCAGGAGGACAACGCAATCCAGGTTTGGATCAGTTGTATGTTTATGATACGGTACATGGATGGCTACCTAACCGTGATTTAAAACCAGAAACTGGCTCATCTTGGACTGCGGGAGTTGATGTCAAACTGTTGGAAAATTTAATAGGACAGTTTACTTATTTCGGCAGTAGTTTAGATGATCGCTTAGGAGTCGTAGAAGGAAAATGGGCAAATATTGGGTTAGTTGACACAAATGGTTTAGAGGCGGCGCTACGGTTGAACATTGGTTCTGGATGGTCAACTTTTGTCAATTACACTTACACAGATGCGAAAATACAAACAGGACCAGAAAAAGGGTTACAGCTGGGTTTAATTCCCTACTCTGTTGCTTCTGCTGGTATTGGTTATGAAATTGCAGGCTGGCAAGCTAATTTATATGCTACTTACTATGGTGGCGCTCGTCGAGCCATATACACAAGAGTTGGAGAGACAGCTACAGATTTTTCGCCTTCTTTCTTTAATTTAGATTTTAGCGCTCGCGTTCCTGTGACGAAAAATTTAGGGTTGACAGTTTATTTAGAGAATTTACTCGATGAACAATACGAGCGAGTCAATCGTATCTATAGCCCTGGATTTACTTTTCGCTTAGGTTTAACAGCTAATATTTAG
- a CDS encoding aminotransferase class IV, which yields MYWYNGKLIESRTLELEIDDPGLLYGATVFTTLRVYNNSLDSRLTHWRSHCDRLKFSLQTFGWQTPDEERLRQGAEIMMTHFPVLRIAIFPNGREWITGRLLPNNLTENQKNGLIATLAVPEFARSLPSHKTGNYLSAWLAKASAQKLDAQEVILVDTAGNWLETSTGNLWGWRDGCWWTPPLTAEILPGVVRGELVDWLLKKQHQVPEEPWTPELVKGFEAIAYSNSVVEIIPLRTVIWHSGKLEYNPHHPCFKELQIFF from the coding sequence ATTTACTGGTATAACGGTAAATTAATTGAGTCTCGAACTCTAGAATTAGAAATTGACGATCCTGGGTTACTCTACGGAGCAACTGTTTTCACGACACTGCGAGTTTACAATAACTCGCTCGATAGTAGATTAACTCACTGGCGCTCACATTGCGATCGCCTAAAATTTAGTTTACAAACCTTTGGTTGGCAAACACCAGATGAGGAGCGATTGCGTCAAGGAGCAGAAATTATGATGACGCACTTCCCTGTTCTCAGAATCGCCATATTTCCTAATGGACGTGAGTGGATAACGGGAAGATTGCTGCCAAATAACTTGACAGAAAACCAGAAAAATGGTTTAATAGCAACTTTAGCAGTTCCTGAGTTTGCTCGCAGTTTACCGTCTCATAAAACAGGTAACTACCTCAGCGCATGGTTAGCAAAAGCTAGCGCTCAAAAATTAGATGCCCAAGAAGTCATTTTGGTAGATACTGCGGGAAATTGGCTAGAAACAAGTACGGGTAACCTCTGGGGGTGGCGAGATGGTTGTTGGTGGACGCCGCCCTTAACAGCAGAAATCTTGCCGGGAGTCGTGCGAGGAGAACTTGTAGACTGGCTTTTGAAAAAGCAGCACCAAGTTCCTGAGGAACCTTGGACACCAGAGTTAGTCAAGGGGTTTGAGGCAATTGCCTACAGCAACAGTGTTGTAGAAATTATCCCGCTTCGCACGGTTATCTGGCATTCAGGAAAGCTAGAATATAATCCCCACCATCCCTGTTTTAAAGAACTGCAAATATTTTTTTAG
- a CDS encoding SMI1/KNR4 family protein, translated as MKEILNRIEIWFNEHLPKVLADLNPGATESEIESLENQIGIQLPMSFREFYKWHNGQQGKTTGLFYGLEFLSLEGIFEQWKTWSDIIDVDETINEEIGGKSHIPGKVKEIYINKKWIPFVHDWGGNHIGIDFDPAERGRVGQVINFGRDEDVKFVLADDFESFLNWLMTQLESGNYIVDSEGYGSFNTMKPETEHFLDSVKLIYQSHL; from the coding sequence ATGAAAGAGATACTAAATAGAATTGAAATATGGTTTAATGAGCATCTACCGAAAGTGTTGGCGGATTTGAACCCTGGAGCGACTGAAAGCGAAATTGAATCTTTAGAAAATCAAATAGGAATTCAGCTACCAATGTCATTTAGAGAATTTTATAAGTGGCATAATGGTCAGCAGGGTAAGACTACCGGACTTTTTTATGGTCTTGAATTTCTTTCTTTGGAAGGAATATTTGAGCAGTGGAAAACATGGTCAGACATAATTGATGTAGATGAGACAATAAATGAGGAGATTGGCGGGAAATCTCATATACCTGGAAAAGTCAAAGAAATATATATCAACAAGAAGTGGATTCCATTTGTTCACGATTGGGGTGGAAACCACATAGGCATAGATTTTGACCCAGCAGAGAGGGGTAGAGTGGGGCAAGTTATAAATTTTGGTAGAGATGAAGACGTTAAATTTGTTTTAGCAGATGATTTTGAGTCATTTCTAAATTGGTTGATGACTCAGCTTGAATCAGGAAACTATATAGTTGATAGCGAAGGTTATGGAAGTTTTAATACTATGAAACCTGAGACAGAACATTTCCTTGATTCTGTGAAACTTATTTATCAATCACATCTTTGA